The Henckelia pumila isolate YLH828 chromosome 2, ASM3356847v2, whole genome shotgun sequence genome includes a window with the following:
- the LOC140883248 gene encoding DNA-directed RNA polymerases IV and V subunit 4-like: MAEKGGGFVPGGKSALKSSARKDDSSARSKKGKKVQFDAEGLMEANTPRSNGRDDTPGGWGKGGKGDKVANGSKKSTGKATPPVERKLDQELPQNTMCLMDCEAAEILQGIQDQMIMLSQDPDLKIPVSFDLGLAYAKRTGNFTRPQAVKKMLESLKKFGVSDVEICLIANIHPESVDEVFALIPALKAKMDKLRDPLRIALNELANLKEALNELANIKAMM; encoded by the exons ATGGCAGAAAAAGGTGGAGGATTCGTCCCAGGTGGAAAATCTGCTCTGAAATCTTCCG CTCGGAAGGATGATAGTTCTGCAAGGTCAAAGAAAGGGAAAAAGGTTCAGTTTGATGCTGAAg GATTAATGGAAGCCAATACTCCAAGATCTAATGGGAGGGATGATACACCAG GTGGCTGGGGCAAAGGTGGAAAAGGGGACAAAGTTGCAAATGGCAGTAAAAAATCCACAGGAAAAGCAACTCCTCCAGTGGAGCGCAAACTCGACCAAG AACTTCCACAAAATACTATGTGCTTGATGGACTGTGAAGCTGCAGAAATTTTGCAAGGAATTCAAGATCAGATGATTATGTTGTCTCAAGATCCAGATTTAAAAATTCCTGT GTCGTTTGATCTGGGACTGGCATATGCCAAGAGAACTGGGAACTTTACAAGACCGCAGGCTGTCAAGAAAATGCTCGA atctCTCAAGAAGTTCGGTGTTTCTGATGTCGAG ATTTGTTTGATTGCCAACATTCACCCTGAATCGGTTGATGAAGTTTTTGCTCTTATACCTGCTCTCAAG GCCAAGATGGACAAGTTAAGAGACCCTCTCAGAATTGCTTTAAACGAACTGGCAAACCTCAAGGAGGCATTGAATGAATTGGCTAACATCAAAGCTATGATGTAG
- the LOC140879643 gene encoding C2 and GRAM domain-containing protein At1g03370-like isoform X1 — translation MKLLVRVIEARNIRALDPNGSSDPYVKLQLGRQKFRTKVLKKCLNPSWCEEFTFKVDDLKEKLVISVLDEDKYFNDDFIGKVKVPISQVFEAKDISLGTSWYTLRPKNKKTKNKDCGEILLTICFSQNNTLPDLPPITDPVNPRKSADMTSDLPSRSSPLRSSSPMRSEEEAPSKEEKSHAPTFAGRIAQIFNKNVDSVSVSSNDTSDISDLPESLNALGLEDKTDEQSSSVDFEEAMKTMEMREQGDEIPSSLPGGIVLDQLYGITPRELNLLLFSPDSNHLKGVMDIQGSTDLQIGPWKFENGDAILKRVVSYTKAASKLIKALKTTEEQTYLKADGKTFAVLSSVSTPDAPYGKTFRAEILYCITQGPEQPSGELSSKLVVSWRMNFLQSTMMKSMIEGGAKQGIKESFDQYEKLLSQNVNPVDLKGIGSEKDQLLASLQVERPSDWKLAAQYFSNFTVISTILMGFYVLVHVWLAMPNTIQGLEFVGLDMPDSIGELIVCGVLVLQGKRVLELISRFMQARVQKGTDHGIKAQGDGWLLTIALIEGRNLAAVDSSGFSDPYVVFTCNGKTKTSSIKFQKSDSLWNEIFEFDAMEEPPSVLDVEVFDFDGPFDEATSLGHTEINFLKSNISDLSDIWLPLEGKLAQACQSKLHLRIFLNNTRGSNGFRDYITKMEKEVGKKIKLRSPQTNSAFQKLFGLPPEEFLINDFSCHLKRKMPLQGRLFLSARIVGFHADLFGHKTKFFFLWEDIEDIKIIPPTLSSMGSPVVVMTLRLGRGFDARHGARSHDAEGRLKFHFHSFVAFNMANRTIMALWRARALTPEQKVKIVEEESEASSVQTTEEESIVKNLPAAEEEVEAKSLQTEETGSFLGIEDVNMSVIYCSILSVPTSFSMELFRGSEIDRRVMERAGCLNYSHSPWESEKPDVYQRQLYYKFDKRISHYRGEVTSTQQKSRLSGKNGWLIEEVMTLHGVPLGDYFTLHLRYQIEDLPSRSVGCSVQVHFGIAWLKDTKHRKRITKNITLNLQERLKVVFSVLEKEYVSGT, via the exons ATGAAGCTTTTAGTAAGAGTAATTGAAGCAAGAAATATACGGGCATTGGACCCAAATGGATCGAGTGATCCATACGTGAAACTACAGTTGGGAAGGCAAAAGTTCAGGACTAAAGTTTTAAAGAAGTGCTTGAACCCATCATGGTGTGAGGAATTTACGTTTAAAGTTGACGACTTGAAAGAAAAGCttgtgatttcagttttagACGAAGATAAGTACTTCAATGACGATTTTATTGGAAAAGTCAAAGTTCCCATTTCTCAAGTTTTTGAAGCCAAGGACATTTCTCTGGGTACTTCTTGGTATACATTGCGGCCGAAGAATAAAAAGACCAAGAATAAGGACTGCG GTGAAATTCTTCTCACCATATGTTTCTCTCAAAATAACACACTGCCAGACCTGCCACCTATCACTGATCCTGTAAATCCAAGAAAGTCTGCTGATATGACATCAGATTTACCATCAAGATCTTCTCCTTTAAGGTCATCTTCTCCTATGAGATCAGAAGAAGAAGCCCCTTCTAAGGAGGAAAAATCACATGCACCAACATTTGCTGGTCGAATTGCACAAATTTTTAACAAGAATGTGGATTCAGTGTCCGTAAGTTCTAATGATACGTCTGATATATCAGATTTACCTGAAAGTTTAAATGCACTGGGTTTGGAGGACAAGACAGACGAGCAATCCTCATCAGTTGATTTTGAAGAAGCAATGAAAACAATGGAGATGAGAGAACAAGGTGATGAGATTCCAAGTAGTTTACCGGGAGGGATAGTTTTAGACCAGTTGTATGGGATAACTCCACGAGAATTAAACCTATTGCTCTTTTCACCCGACTCAAATCATTTGAAAGGTGTAATGGACATACAAGGATCAACGGATTTGCAAATAGGCCCCTGGAAATTTGAAAATGGTGATGCGATTTTGAAAAGAGTGGTTTCGTATACCAAGGCTGCGAGTAAATTGATAAAAGCTTTAAAAACTACAGAGGAGCAAACATATTTGAAAGCAGATGGGAAAACTTTTGCTGTTTTATCCAGTGTAAGCACTCCGGATGCACCATACGGGAAAACTTTCAGGGCAGAAATACTTTACTGTATTACTCAAGGGCCTGAGCAGCCATCAGGTGAACTGTCTTCTAAACTTGTCGTCTCTTGGAGAATGAACTTTTTGCAGAGCACCATGATGAAAAGTATGATCGAAGGTGGAGCAAAACAAGGTATCAAGGAAAGCTTTGATCAGTATGAAAAGTTGTTATCACAGAATGTAAATCCTGTTGATCTCAAAGGTATTGGTTCGGAGAAAGATCAGCTGTTAGCATCTCTTCAGGTGGAACGTCCGTCAGATTGGAAATTAGCGGCGCAGTATTTCTCTAATTTTACAGTCATTTCAACAATTCTCATGGGGTTTTATGTTCTAGTGCATGTATGGCTGGCCATGCCCAACACAATTCAGGGTCTTGAATTTGTTGGTTTAGACATGCCTGATTCTATTGGTGAATTGATTGTGTGTGGGGTACTTGTTCTGCAAGGGAAACGGGTACTGGAGTTGATTTCTCGATTTATGCAGGCCCGAGTTCAAAAAG GCACCGATCATGGAATCAAAGCACAGGGAGATGGTTGGTTGCTCACAATTGCCTTAATTGAAGGAAGAAATTTGGCGGCAGTTGACTCAAGTGGATTCTCTGACCCTTATGTGGTGTTTACTTGCAATGGTAAAACAAAGACCAGCTCTATCAAGTTCCAGAAATCCGATAGTCTTTGGAATG aaatttttgaatttgatgcaATGGAAGAGCCTCCATCTGTGCTGGATGTGGAAGTTTTTGATTTTGATGGGCCTTTTGACGAAGCCACATCTCTTGGACACACTGAAATTAATTTCTTAAAATCTAATATTTCAGACTTGTCTGATATATGGCTTCCTCTTGAAGGAAAATTGGCTCAGGCATGCCAGTCAAAGTTGCATTTAAGAATTTTCTTGAACAATACCAGGGGTAGCAATGGTTTCAGAGATTATATAACTAAGATGGAAAAGGAGGTGGGAAAGAAG ATTAAATTGCGTTCTCCTCAAACCAATTCAGCTTTCCAGAAGCTCTTTGGGCTTCCTCCAGAGGAATTTCTCATCAATGACTTTTCGTGCCACTTGAAACGTAAAATGCCTCTCCAG GGCCGTCTGTTTCTGTCAGCAAGAATAGTTGGGTTCCATGCTGATTTATTTGGTCATAAGACAAAGTTCTTCTTTCTCTGGGAAGATATAGAAGACATTAAAATCATTCCTCCTACTTTGTCATCAATGGGCAGTCCTGTTGTAGTCATGACACTAAGGCTTGGAAGGGGTTTTGATGCACGACATGGAGCAAGGTCACATGATGCAGAAGGCAGGCTGAAGTTTCATTTTCACTCTTTTGTGGCTTTCAATATGGCAAATAG AACAATAATGGCTCTGTGGAGGGCAAGAGCCTTGACTCCTGAGCAGAAGGTAAAAATAGTCGAGGAAGAATCtgaagcaagcagtgttcaGACAACTGAAGAGGAGTCCATTGTCAAAAATCTCCCTGCTGCTGAGGAAGAAGTTGAGGCCAAAAGCCTTCAAACCGAGGAGACTGGGTCCTTTCTTGGAATTGAGGACGTTAACATGTCGGTTATCTACTGTTCCATCTTGTCTGTACCT ACTAGTTTTTCTATGGAGTTATTCAGAGGGAGTGAGATTGATCGAAGGGTTATGGAAAGAGCTGGATGCCTAAACTATTCTCACAGCCCATGGGAATCTGAAAAACCCGATGTTTATCAGAGACAACTTTATTACAAATTTGACAAGCGTATATCCCATTACAGAGGAGAAGTGACCAGTACTCAGCAAAAGTCCCGTCTTTCGGGTAAAAACGGTTGGCTCATAGAAGAGGTCATGACCCTCCACGGAGTACCACTTGGTGACTATTTTACG CTTCACTTGAGATATCAGATTGAGGATTTACCTTCAAGATCTGTAGGTTGTAGTGTTCAAGTACATTTCGGAATCGCATGGTTAAAAGACACCAAACATCGAAAAAGAATCACTAAGAACATTACTCTAAATCTTCAGGAGCGACTCAAAGTCGTGTTCAGTGTACTAGAGAAGGAATATGTTTCAGGGACATAG
- the LOC140879643 gene encoding C2 and GRAM domain-containing protein At1g03370-like isoform X2, producing MTILLEKSKFPFLKFLKPRTFLWVLLGIHCGRRIKRPRIRTAKGKEGPMFHIGLSMFIDGISDNFCYWEDLPPITDPVNPRKSADMTSDLPSRSSPLRSSSPMRSEEEAPSKEEKSHAPTFAGRIAQIFNKNVDSVSVSSNDTSDISDLPESLNALGLEDKTDEQSSSVDFEEAMKTMEMREQGDEIPSSLPGGIVLDQLYGITPRELNLLLFSPDSNHLKGVMDIQGSTDLQIGPWKFENGDAILKRVVSYTKAASKLIKALKTTEEQTYLKADGKTFAVLSSVSTPDAPYGKTFRAEILYCITQGPEQPSGELSSKLVVSWRMNFLQSTMMKSMIEGGAKQGIKESFDQYEKLLSQNVNPVDLKGIGSEKDQLLASLQVERPSDWKLAAQYFSNFTVISTILMGFYVLVHVWLAMPNTIQGLEFVGLDMPDSIGELIVCGVLVLQGKRVLELISRFMQARVQKGTDHGIKAQGDGWLLTIALIEGRNLAAVDSSGFSDPYVVFTCNGKTKTSSIKFQKSDSLWNEIFEFDAMEEPPSVLDVEVFDFDGPFDEATSLGHTEINFLKSNISDLSDIWLPLEGKLAQACQSKLHLRIFLNNTRGSNGFRDYITKMEKEVGKKIKLRSPQTNSAFQKLFGLPPEEFLINDFSCHLKRKMPLQGRLFLSARIVGFHADLFGHKTKFFFLWEDIEDIKIIPPTLSSMGSPVVVMTLRLGRGFDARHGARSHDAEGRLKFHFHSFVAFNMANRTIMALWRARALTPEQKVKIVEEESEASSVQTTEEESIVKNLPAAEEEVEAKSLQTEETGSFLGIEDVNMSVIYCSILSVPTSFSMELFRGSEIDRRVMERAGCLNYSHSPWESEKPDVYQRQLYYKFDKRISHYRGEVTSTQQKSRLSGKNGWLIEEVMTLHGVPLGDYFTLHLRYQIEDLPSRSVGCSVQVHFGIAWLKDTKHRKRITKNITLNLQERLKVVFSVLEKEYVSGT from the exons ATGACGATTTTATTGGAAAAGTCAAAGTTCCCATTTCTCAAGTTTTTGAAGCCAAGGACATTTCTCTGGGTACTTCTTGGTATACATTGCGGCCGAAGAATAAAAAGACCAAGAATAAGGACTGCG AAAGGGAAGGAAGGGCCCATGTTTCACATCGGGTTGAGTATGTTTATAGATGGCATTTCAGATAATTTCTGTTACTGGGAAG ACCTGCCACCTATCACTGATCCTGTAAATCCAAGAAAGTCTGCTGATATGACATCAGATTTACCATCAAGATCTTCTCCTTTAAGGTCATCTTCTCCTATGAGATCAGAAGAAGAAGCCCCTTCTAAGGAGGAAAAATCACATGCACCAACATTTGCTGGTCGAATTGCACAAATTTTTAACAAGAATGTGGATTCAGTGTCCGTAAGTTCTAATGATACGTCTGATATATCAGATTTACCTGAAAGTTTAAATGCACTGGGTTTGGAGGACAAGACAGACGAGCAATCCTCATCAGTTGATTTTGAAGAAGCAATGAAAACAATGGAGATGAGAGAACAAGGTGATGAGATTCCAAGTAGTTTACCGGGAGGGATAGTTTTAGACCAGTTGTATGGGATAACTCCACGAGAATTAAACCTATTGCTCTTTTCACCCGACTCAAATCATTTGAAAGGTGTAATGGACATACAAGGATCAACGGATTTGCAAATAGGCCCCTGGAAATTTGAAAATGGTGATGCGATTTTGAAAAGAGTGGTTTCGTATACCAAGGCTGCGAGTAAATTGATAAAAGCTTTAAAAACTACAGAGGAGCAAACATATTTGAAAGCAGATGGGAAAACTTTTGCTGTTTTATCCAGTGTAAGCACTCCGGATGCACCATACGGGAAAACTTTCAGGGCAGAAATACTTTACTGTATTACTCAAGGGCCTGAGCAGCCATCAGGTGAACTGTCTTCTAAACTTGTCGTCTCTTGGAGAATGAACTTTTTGCAGAGCACCATGATGAAAAGTATGATCGAAGGTGGAGCAAAACAAGGTATCAAGGAAAGCTTTGATCAGTATGAAAAGTTGTTATCACAGAATGTAAATCCTGTTGATCTCAAAGGTATTGGTTCGGAGAAAGATCAGCTGTTAGCATCTCTTCAGGTGGAACGTCCGTCAGATTGGAAATTAGCGGCGCAGTATTTCTCTAATTTTACAGTCATTTCAACAATTCTCATGGGGTTTTATGTTCTAGTGCATGTATGGCTGGCCATGCCCAACACAATTCAGGGTCTTGAATTTGTTGGTTTAGACATGCCTGATTCTATTGGTGAATTGATTGTGTGTGGGGTACTTGTTCTGCAAGGGAAACGGGTACTGGAGTTGATTTCTCGATTTATGCAGGCCCGAGTTCAAAAAG GCACCGATCATGGAATCAAAGCACAGGGAGATGGTTGGTTGCTCACAATTGCCTTAATTGAAGGAAGAAATTTGGCGGCAGTTGACTCAAGTGGATTCTCTGACCCTTATGTGGTGTTTACTTGCAATGGTAAAACAAAGACCAGCTCTATCAAGTTCCAGAAATCCGATAGTCTTTGGAATG aaatttttgaatttgatgcaATGGAAGAGCCTCCATCTGTGCTGGATGTGGAAGTTTTTGATTTTGATGGGCCTTTTGACGAAGCCACATCTCTTGGACACACTGAAATTAATTTCTTAAAATCTAATATTTCAGACTTGTCTGATATATGGCTTCCTCTTGAAGGAAAATTGGCTCAGGCATGCCAGTCAAAGTTGCATTTAAGAATTTTCTTGAACAATACCAGGGGTAGCAATGGTTTCAGAGATTATATAACTAAGATGGAAAAGGAGGTGGGAAAGAAG ATTAAATTGCGTTCTCCTCAAACCAATTCAGCTTTCCAGAAGCTCTTTGGGCTTCCTCCAGAGGAATTTCTCATCAATGACTTTTCGTGCCACTTGAAACGTAAAATGCCTCTCCAG GGCCGTCTGTTTCTGTCAGCAAGAATAGTTGGGTTCCATGCTGATTTATTTGGTCATAAGACAAAGTTCTTCTTTCTCTGGGAAGATATAGAAGACATTAAAATCATTCCTCCTACTTTGTCATCAATGGGCAGTCCTGTTGTAGTCATGACACTAAGGCTTGGAAGGGGTTTTGATGCACGACATGGAGCAAGGTCACATGATGCAGAAGGCAGGCTGAAGTTTCATTTTCACTCTTTTGTGGCTTTCAATATGGCAAATAG AACAATAATGGCTCTGTGGAGGGCAAGAGCCTTGACTCCTGAGCAGAAGGTAAAAATAGTCGAGGAAGAATCtgaagcaagcagtgttcaGACAACTGAAGAGGAGTCCATTGTCAAAAATCTCCCTGCTGCTGAGGAAGAAGTTGAGGCCAAAAGCCTTCAAACCGAGGAGACTGGGTCCTTTCTTGGAATTGAGGACGTTAACATGTCGGTTATCTACTGTTCCATCTTGTCTGTACCT ACTAGTTTTTCTATGGAGTTATTCAGAGGGAGTGAGATTGATCGAAGGGTTATGGAAAGAGCTGGATGCCTAAACTATTCTCACAGCCCATGGGAATCTGAAAAACCCGATGTTTATCAGAGACAACTTTATTACAAATTTGACAAGCGTATATCCCATTACAGAGGAGAAGTGACCAGTACTCAGCAAAAGTCCCGTCTTTCGGGTAAAAACGGTTGGCTCATAGAAGAGGTCATGACCCTCCACGGAGTACCACTTGGTGACTATTTTACG CTTCACTTGAGATATCAGATTGAGGATTTACCTTCAAGATCTGTAGGTTGTAGTGTTCAAGTACATTTCGGAATCGCATGGTTAAAAGACACCAAACATCGAAAAAGAATCACTAAGAACATTACTCTAAATCTTCAGGAGCGACTCAAAGTCGTGTTCAGTGTACTAGAGAAGGAATATGTTTCAGGGACATAG